A window of the Henckelia pumila isolate YLH828 chromosome 3, ASM3356847v2, whole genome shotgun sequence genome harbors these coding sequences:
- the LOC140890179 gene encoding secreted RxLR effector protein 161-like: MVVQQDQEELEAIHMKNIPYSNAVGSIMYMMVSTRPDITYGLSLVSRFMSKPSREHWKAVQWLMKYLKGTSELKLKYSDSASNTCVVAGYCDSDYGADLDKRRSIFGYIFTVGGNVVSWKSSLQSVVALSTTEAEYIRLTEAVKEGLWITGFVAEMGFEKKGVTIFCDSQSAIHLSKNSFFHERTNHIDVRLHFVRDIISKGLTIIKKIDTLVNPADILTKVVPVSKLNQALGMLNLE; this comes from the coding sequence ATGGTTGTACAACAAGATCAAGAGGAACTAGAGGCAATTCACATGAAGAACATACCTTATTCTAATGCAGTAGGAAGTATCATGTATATGATGGTTTCTACTAGACCAGACATTACATATGGTTTGAGTCTTGTAAGTAGATTCATGAGTAAACCAAGTAGAGAACATTGGAAAGCAGTACAATGGCTAATGAAGTACTTAAAGGGAACTTCAGAGTTGAAACTAAAATACTCAGATTCTGCTTCAAACACATGTGTAGTTGCTGGATATTGTGATTCTGATTATGGTGCTGATCTTGACAAGAGAAGATCaatttttggatatatattCACAGTTGGAGGCAATGTGGTGAGCTGGAAATCAAGCTTACAAAGTGTGGTTGCCTTATCAActactgaagcagaatacattagACTAACTGAAGCTGTGAAGGAAGGTCTTTGGATTACTGGTTTTGTGGCAGAAATGGGTTTTGAGAAAAAAGGTGTGACTATATTTTGTGACTCAcaaagtgcaatacacttgTCCAAGAATTCTTTTTTTCACGAAAGGACAAACCACATAGATGTTAGACTGCATTTTGTGAGGGACATTATATCAAAAGGTTTAACTATAATAAAAAAGATTGATACATTGGTTAATCCTGCGGATATATTAACCAAAGTGGTACCTGTAAGCAAGCTCAATCAAGCATTGGGAATGCTTAATCTAGAGTAA
- the LOC140890744 gene encoding uncharacterized protein: MSFNADFSSKIVFEWRLLMKEAMGEITVSTRKLQSCLLIMGNWINGLILKELANISTFANLTLEFNQLIGTIPPEFGNLHVI; the protein is encoded by the exons ATGAGTTTCAACGCCGATTTCAG CTCCAAGATTGTGTTTGAGTGGAGATTGTTGATGAAAGAAGCAATGGGAGAGATAACAGTAAGTACTCGGAAGCTTCAGTCTTGTTTGCTTATAATGGG AAATTGGATAAATGGTCTGATCCTGAAAGAGCTTGCAAACATCAGCACATTTGCGAACCT TACCTTGGAGTTCAATCAGCTGATAGGAACTATACCTCCGGAGTTCGGGAATCTTCATGTCATATAG